CCGGACGTGAAGAAGGTGCAATTCCTGATCAAGTCGCGGGCGAGTTTCTGACGCGGGAGCGTCGGAACTCGCCCGCTGGTCAGGCCGTCAGGCCACCGTGCGCAACTCGCCGCTGCCCTGCAGATTGCTCACACACCGCCCGCAGATCGTCGGGTGCGCGGTATCGGCGCCCACGTCATCGCGGTAGTGCCAGCAGCGCTCGCACTTGACCGCGGTGGAGGGCGACACCGTGACCTTCAGCTCGTCGCCGTCCACCACGGTCACCGCGGAGGTGATGGTGACGAACTTGAGGTCGTCGCCCAGGCTGCGCAGCAGTGCGGCGTCGTCGGCGCCGGCGGTGATGGTCAGCGTGGCCTGCAGGGACGCGCCCACCGCACCGGTGCCGCGCAACGCCTCGATCTCCTTGTTGGCCGTGTCGCGGATCGCGCGGATGCGCGCCCACTTGGCCAGCAGGGCCTCGTTGGGGGTGGCGAAGGGCCAGTAGGTCTCGGTGAAGATCGAGCCGCTGGACTTCTCACGTGCAAAGGTGGCCCAGGCCTCCTCGGCGGTGAAGCTGAGGAAGGGCGCCATCCAGCGCAGCATGGCGTGCGTGATCTGCCACAGCGCGGTCTGGGCGCTGCGGCGCGCCAGGCTCTTGGGGGCAGTCGTGTAGAGGCGGTCCTTGAGCACGTCGAGGTAGAAGGCGCCGAGGTCTTCCGAGCAGTAGACCTGCAGCCTGCTCACCACCGGGTGGAACTCGTAGGCGTCGAAGTGCTTCAGGATCTCGGCCTGCAGCTCGGCGGCTCGTGCCAGGGCGTAACGGTCGATCTCCAGCAGCTGTGTGGCGGGCACCGCGTCGGTGTCAGGGTTGAAGTCCGAGGTGTTGGCCAGCAGGAAGCGCAGGGTGTTGCGGATGCGGCGGTAGGCGTCGATCACGCGGGCGAGGATCTTGTCGTCGCCGGCGATGTCGCCGGAGTAGTCGCTCGCGGCCACCCACAGGCGGATGATCTCGGCGCCGAGCTTCTTGGAGACGTCCTGCGGGTCGATGCCGTTGCCCAGGCTCTTGCTCATCTTGCGACCCTGGCTGTCCACGGTGAAGCCGTGGGTCAGCAGGCCCTTGTAGGGTGCGCGGCCGTACAGCGCGCAGCCCAGCAGCAGCGAGGAGTGGAACCAGCCGCGGTGCTGGTCGTGGCCTTCGAGGTAGAGGTCGGCCTCCGGGCCCTGGGCGTGGAAGGCGCCGTTGGGGTAGGCATGGGCGTGGCTGCCGCGCAGCACGTGCTGGAAGGTCGAGCCGGAGTCGAACCAGACTTCCAGGATGTCGCTGCTCTTGGTGTAGTGCGGGGCGTCCGCGCTGCCCAGGATCTCTTCGACCGTCACGCGGCTCCAGGCCTCGATGCCGCCTTGCTGCACGATGTCGGCGGCCTGGTCGAGGATCTCCATCGTGCGTGGATGCAGCTCGCCCGAATCCTTGTGCAGGAAGAAGGGCAGCGGCACGCCCCAGGAGCGCTGGCGCGAGATGCACCAGTCGGGCCGGTTGGCGATCATGTCGCGCAGGCGGGCCTGGCCGTTCTCGGGGTAGAAGCCGGTGTGGTCGATGGCGGCCAGTGCCATCTGGCGCAGCGTCTGCGGTGCCTTGTCCTTGGTGAAGACGCCCTCGCCCTCGTCCATGCGCACGAACCACTGCGCCGCGGCGCGGTAGATCACCGGCGTCTTGTGGCGCCAGCAGTGCGGGTAGCTGTGGGTGATCGCCTGGGTAGCCATCAGGCGGCCGTGCGCGCGCAGCGTCTCGATGATGACCGGGCAGGCCTTCCAGATGTGCTGGCCGCCGAAGAGCGGCAGCTCGGCGGCGTAGACGCCGTTGCCCAGCACCGGGTTGAGGATCTGGTCGTACTTCAGGCCGTGGGCGACGCAGGAATTGAAGTCGTCCACGCCATAGGCGGGCGCCGAGTGCACGACGCCGGTGCCGTCGGCATCGCTGACGTAGTCGGCCAGGTAGAGCGGTGACAGGCGCCTGTAGCTGTACTCGTTGCCGCTGTCAGGCAAGTCGTACAGCGGATGGCGGAAGACCTGGCCGCGCAGGGCCTCGCCCTTGGCGGTGGCCAGCACGTGGCCTTCCAGGCCGAATCGCTCCAGGCACTTCTCGACCAGGCTGGCGCCCAGCAGCAGCACGCCCTTGGGCGTGTCGACCAGTGCGTACTCCAGCTCGGGGTGGGCGTTGAGCGCCTGGTTGGCGGGGAGGGTCCAGGCGGTGGTGGTCCAGATGATGGCGAAGGCGGTCTTGCCCGCCGGCAGCGCGTCCAGGCCGAAGGCCTTGGCCAGGCCGGCCGCATCGTTCGACTCGAAGGCCACGTCCAGCGTGTCGCTCTTCTTGTCGGCGTATTCGATCTCGAACTCGGCCAGCGAGGAGCCGCAGTCGAAGCACCAGCAGACGGGCTTCAAGCCGCGGTAGACGAAGCCGCGCTCGATCACGCGCTTGAAGGCGCGGATCTGGCCGGCCTCGTTGGCCGGGTCCATCGTGCGGTAGGGGCGCTCCCAGTCGCCCAGCACGCCCAGGCGCTTGAAGTCGCCGCGTTGCAGCTCGATCTGCTCGGTGGCGTAGGCGCGGCTTTTCGCCTGCATCTCGTCGCGGCTCAGGTTGCGGCCGTGCTTCTTCTCGATCGCGTTCTCGATCGGCAGGCCGTGGCAATCCCAGCCGGGGATGTACTGCGCGTCGAAGCCGGCGAGCTGGCGGCTCTTGACGATCATGTCCTTGAGGACCTTGTTGACCGCGTGGCCCATGTGGATCTGGCCGTTGGCGTAGGGCGGGCCGTCGTGCAGTACGAACAGCGGCGCGCCCTTGCGCGCCTCGCGCAGGCGCATGTAGAGGCCGCCGTCGTTCCAGTCCTTCACCCAGCCCGGCTCGCGCTTGGGCAGGTCGCCGCGCATCGGAAAGGGGGTGTCGGGCATGTTCAGGGTGCCGCGGTACTTGCTGTCGGCGCTGGCGTCGGCGTCACGCTTGGGGGAGGTCTTGTCGTTCATGAGGGCTTCGCAGCACAGAGGCTGCGCTCATCGCGGGGTACGCGGAAATCGGGGCGCCCGGGGCGGCGCAGGGTCGGCCATCCGGGGGCGAGGAGTGGGCACGGGCGGGCGGTGAGCGGGGCGCGCAAGGGCAGCGCGCCGCCGGCTGACCGGTCAGCCGGGTCAGCGAATTCGGTCGCGGGTGGTCTGGCGCCGTGTCGCGTTGGGGCAGGCCGCGCCACCGCACGCGCGCAGGCGGTGGGGGTGCAGGGTCGGCGCAGGCGGCAGCATGGTGTGCAGATTCTAACGAGGCAGACCGTGCGCCTCGATCTCGACCAGCAGGTCGGCGCGGCAGACATCGGCCTGCACGAAGATCGCCCCGCGCAGCGCCGGGCTGTCGGCGCCGAGGGCGGCGGCCAGGTCCTCGCGCACCGCGTCCAGGTCCGCGGGGTGGCGCAGGTAGACGACCAGCTCCAGTTGCTCGGCTGCGAAGCAGCGCCCGGCACGCTGCGACGCCACCTCGCAGACCGTGCGCAGGTTGGTGACGGTCTCGCGCGTCTGCGCCCGCACGTCGCCGAGGTGCACCGTCTCGTGGCCGACGATGCTGGCGGTGCCCGAGATGAACAGGCCCGTGCGACCGCTGCCCAGGTCGGCCAGTGCGGCGCGCGAGAAGGTGGGCGCCGACGGCCCGTAGCGGCTGGGGTAGCGGTAGGCGCTGACCTGGCGCGGGTTCTCGACCGGCGTGACCGGCTGGCGCCCGGCCAGGAAGTACAGGGTGAGCCCGCTGCAACCAGAGGCCCCGGGCCCATCCGCCCCATCGGCCGGCCCCGGGCAGCCCAGCGCACAGGCCGCGGGTGCGCCGTCGAAGGCGCTGCGCCCGGCCTGCTGGAAGGCCGCCTGGCGCCCCAGGTTGAAGCGGCGGTAGCGCTCCAGCCCGGCCTGCTCCTGGTTGATGCGCGGCAGGTAGTTCCACAGCCGCAGCAGCTGGGGCGTGCCGGCCTGGGCCAGCGCCGCAAACAGCCGGGTGTAGGCCGCGTGCGACAGCGCCTCCAGATCGTTGCCTGCGCTGGCGGCGGATTCGGGCAGCTGCAGGCGGCCGAAGGTCCACTCGCTGTCGCTGCGCCAGCCCAGGCCCTGGCCGTCGTCGAACGCCTCGATCGCCGCTGGCGGCGCTCCGGTGGTCCACCAATGGTCCTGCGGGCCGGCGGCGTCCGCGCCACTGGCGAGCAGGCGCAGCGGTGGTTCGTAGTCGCAATGCCCCAGCACCACGGCCCCCTCGCCGGGGGCCTGGAAACCCGCCGCGCCCCGGCCGACGTGCAGCACGCGCCGCGGCTCAGCCACCCGACGCTCCGGTCCCCTCGACCGCCTCGGTGGCCTCGACCTGCACCGGCACCCGGGCGGCCAGCGCGCACATCAGCTCGTAGGCGATGGTGCCCGCCGCGCGAGCCACCTCGTCGATCGGCAGCAGGCTGCCTGGAGTGCCATGGGGGCCGCGGCCCCAGAGCGTCACCTCGCTGCCGATGCCCGCCGCCGGCACCGGCGTGAGGTCCACCGCCAGCATGTCCATCGACACGCGGCCGACGGTGCGGGTGCGGTTGCCATCGACCAGCACCGGCGTGCCCGGGCCGTCATGCCCGCCGGGGGCATGGCGCGGGTAGCCGTCGGCGTAGCCGCAGGCGACGATGCCGATGCGCATCGGCCGCGGCGCGCGGTAGGCGCTGCCGTAACCCACCGAGTCGCCGGTCTGCAGGTCCTGCGTGGCGATGAGGCGCGACTTCAGCGTCATGGCCGGGCGCAGCCGCCAATGCGCGGCATCGTGCTCGGGGAAGTCGGGTGCGCTGCCGTAGGTGAGGATGCCCGCGCGCACCCAGTCGGCACGCACGTCGAGCCGCTCGCCGTGGCGCAGGATGGCCGCGCTGTTGCTCAGGCTGCGCTCGCCGGGCAGGTCCTGCGTGGCCTCGACAAAGGCGCGCAGCTGGTAGGCGATGCCGTCCTCGCCGTCGCGGGTGGCGTCGGCATCGGAGAAGTGCGTGACCAGCGAGATCTCGTCGACCTGCGGCAGCGCGTTCAGCCGTGCCCAGGCGCTGCGCAGCGCCGGACCGCGAAAGCCCAGGCGGTTCATGCCGCTGTTCATCTTCAGGAAGACGCGGTGCGGCTGGTGCGTCTTGTGGGCTGCCAGCCAGGCGATCTGTTCGTCGCAGTGCACCACGTGCCAGAGGTTCAGCCGCGAGCACAGCTCCAGGTCGCGCGGCTCGAAAGCGCCTTCTAGCAGCAGCACCGGGCCACGCCAGCCCAGCGCGCGCACACGCTCGGCCTCGGCCAGGTCGAGCAGCGCCAGTCCGTCGGCGCCGAGCAGGCCGGGCCAGACGCGCTCGATGCCGTGCCCATAGGCATTGGCCTTGATGACCGCCCACAGGCGCGCGTCCGGCGCATGGCGGCGGGCCTCGGCGAGGTTGTGGGCAATGGCTTCGGGATGGATCTGGGCGACGATGGGCCGGGGCATGCGGGGATTGTGCCAGCGGGTATTCCTGGGGCCGGCGGGGCCGGGGCACCTGCGGGGGCGTGCTATAACCCCGCCGCGTTCAAAGACCGCAGGTAGGTGCGTGCCCACCGCCGGATTTCCGGGGGATCGCGCGGGCATCGCGATGCGCGGTCTGGCGGCCCCCACCCGCGCCGGATGAAAAAAGGCTTTCACACCATCATGTCAGCGCAGTTCTTCAGCTCGCTGGCAGACAACGCGTTGTTTGTCGCGGCGGTCGAACTGCTTCGCGCCTCGGGCGCCGGGGAGTGGCAGCGCGCCGCGCTGGTCCCCATGTTCGCGCTGTTCTACGTGATCCTGGCACCGTTCGTGGGGGCCTTCGCCGACGCCATTCCAAAGGGCCGGGTGATGTTCATCTCGAACAGCATCAAGGTGGTCGGTTGCCTGATGATGCTGTTCGGATCGCACCCGTTGCTGTCCTACGCAGTGGTCGGGCTCGGCGCCGCAGCCTACTCGCCAGCCAAGTACGGCATCCTCACCGAGCTGTTACCCCCGTCCCAGCTGGTCAAAGCCAATGGCTGGATCGAGGGGCTGACGATCGCCTCGATCATCATGGGCGTGCTGCTGGGCGGCCAGTTGGTGGGCATCCACATCGCACCGATCCTGCTGGGCTTCGACCTGCCGCTGATCGACACGAGCGTCGACACCCCGGCCGAGGCGGCGGTGACGGCGCTGATCATTCCGTACATCATTGCCGCGCTGTTCAACCTGCGCATCCCTCGCACCGACACCGAGCTGGAGCCCATGCCGTCGCAGCCGATGGTGCTGGTGCGCGACTTTGCCGACTGCAACGCCCGGCTGTGGAACGACAAGCTCGGCCAGATTTCCCTGGCCACCACCACGCTGTTCTGGGGCGTGGGCGGCAACCTGCGCTACATCGTGCTGGCCTGGGCCGCCGCGGCGCTGAACTACGGCGTCACGCAGGCCACCTCGCTGGTCGGTGTGGTGACCATCGGCACGGCGGTGGGCGCAGTGGTCGCGTCGGCGGCGATGAAGCTGGACAAGGCACCCAAGACCATCCCGCTGGGCATCGGCATGGGCCTGCTGCTGGTGGGCATGGTCTTCATCGACAACGTCTGGGTGGCCGCGCCCTTCCTGATCCTGCTGGGTGGCTTTGGCGGCTTCCTGGTCGTGCCGATGAATGCGCTGCTCCAGCACCGGGGCCATAACCTGATGGGCGCCGGCCGCTCGATCGCGGTGCAGAACTTCAACGAGCAGGCCTGCATCCTGGCGCTGGGCGCGTTCTATTCCGGTCTGACCAAGGTGGGCATGTCCGCATTCGGTGCGATCACCATCTTCGGCCTGCTGGTCGCGGCGACGATGTGGGCCATCGGCCACTGGCACCGCCGCAACTGCATCCGCCACCGCGAGGAGGTTGAGCGCCTGCTGGCGATCGCGCGCTGCGACGGGCACTGAGCGTGAGCGCTGCACACCTGCAGGCGCAGCCTCGCCTGCTGGCCGTCGTCGCCCTGCTGCTCAACGCGACCACCTGGGGACTGTCGTGGTGGCCGTTTCGCCACCTGCATGGGCAGGGCCTGCACCCGCTGTGGGTCACCTGCCTGGTCTACATGGTCTCGGCACTGGCCATCACGCTCTGGCGGCCGGCGGCCTGGCGGCAGCTGGCCGGCTCGCCAGCGCTGTGGGTCATCGTGCTGGCCTCGGGCGGCACCAATGCCGCCTTCAACTGGGCGGTGACGGTCGGCGAGGTCACCCGCGTGGTGCTGCTGTTCTACCTGACGCCGCTGTGGACGGTGCTGCTGGCCTGGGGCCTGCTGGGCGAGCGGCCCACGCGCGCGGTACTCGGCCGCCTGGCGCTGGCACTGGGCGGCGCGGTGTTGGTCATCACGGCCGGCTCCAGCGGATCGGGCGGGAGCAGCAGCAGCAGCGCCTCTCCGGCCGGGCTCGGCCACATGGCCGACGCCCTGGGCGTGCTCGGCGGGCTGTGCTTTGCGCTGAACAACGTGATGCTGCGCCGCGAAGCCGCCCAGCCCGAGGAGGCCCGCGCGCTGGCCATGTTCGCGGGCGGTGCGCTGGTGGCGGGGCTCGTGGCGGTGCTGTGCTCGGCACGCATCGGCGTGTTCGGCCTGGCCGGCATCGGCTGGCCCGCCGGGGATGTGGGCCAGTGGTGGCTGCCCACCCTGGCGCTCGCGCTGGCCTTCCTGGTCGCCAACCTGGCGCTGCAGTACGGGGCGGCACGCCTGCCGGCCAATGTGGCTGCGGTGGTGATGCCCACCGAGGTGCCCATCGCGACGCTAACGGCCATGTGGCTGGGCGGCGAGGCGGTGCAGCCGGCGGTCTGGCTGGGCGGGGCACTGATCCTGGGCGCCACGCTGCTGGCGGCCTTTGGCGAGCGGCGCTGAGCGCTTCACCGCCCAGGAGGCCCACCGCGGCGGGTCAGACCGGCAGCGGCGCCGTCGGCTCGAACACGCGCTCGAAGGTCGGGTCGTGCCGCGCCAGCACACGCAGCAGGTCATCCTCGTCCAGCGGCGCGGCCAGGTAGGCATCGCAGCCGGCGAAGGTGGCGCGGATGCGGTCGATCGCGCCATGGCGGTGCGCCAGCGCCACCACCACCGGCGCAACGCCGTTGAGCATCGGGCGGCGCTTGATGCGCCGGCAGGCCAGGAAGCTGTCCAGCCCGTCCTGCCCCAGGCCGAGGAAGACGAAGCCGAAGGTCTTCATCTCGCAGGACTCCACCGCCGCCTCGGCGTTCGGCGCCAGCCCCACGCGGTAGCCGTAGCGCGTCAGCAGGTCACGCAGCAGGCGGCGCTCGGCCGGGCTGGCGCTGACCACCAGCACCTCGTCCAGGCGCATCTCGCCCTCCACCAGCACCGAGTTGCTGAAGCCCGAGCTGCCACGGAAATCCTGCACCACCTCCAGCGCGTCCGCCGCGGCCTGGCGCGCACGTCCGCTCGGGCGATGTGGCCGGGCCGCCGCGGCCCCGCCGCCCGTTGCGCCAGACAGGCCCTGCACACCGGCCGGGCGCCGCACGCGCTGCGCGGCCAGTGCGTCGAGCGCCCGCTTGATCTGCAGCGCATCCACCGGCCGCGCCAGGTGGGCACCAGCACTCACCGGCGCCGACGGGCCGCCGACGAACACCGCATCGCGCACCCGCCCGGCCCGGCCCACCGCGTAGATCGCCGCCGGCTGGTCGGCATCGGCCACGACGAGATCACACAGCGCCACCGCGGCCATGTCGTAGACCACCTGCATCCCCGGCGAGCACAGCCGGAAGAAGCTTTCGAGCGTGCTGCGCTCGAAGGCACTGAATCCGACGATGGCAACCCGTGGCACGGTGGTCATGGGGGTGGTTTCCTGGCTGGAGGCATTGCCCGGATTCTTCATTTCTGTAACGAGACGAGTCAAGGCGATGAGACCCCCCGATGCGGTGCTGTTCCCCCGCTTCGGTGGCACGGATCCGGGCGTCCCGGCCTCGGTGGCGCCGGTCGTCCCACGCCACGCGCACAACGTCACGGAAGGTCACGCAACGCCACGCCGTCGCCTGTCGCACGACCTGCCCGCCCCACTCAGCGGTCGCGGCTTGTTCAATTCGGGGCGCCGGACCCTGCGGCGGGATAATTCACGCCTTCCGCCCAAGACCGTTCCCCCCTTCCACCCCTGCGCCCGACTTCCGGCCGCGACCTGGAGCCCCACGATGTTCGAACATGTCGAGCCCTATGCCGGCGACCCGATCCTGACCCTCAACGAGAACTTCCAGAAGGATCCCCGGCCGGGCAAGATCAACCTGTCCATCGGCATCTACTTCGACGACGCCGGCCGCCTGCCGGTGATGGAGGCAGTGCGCACGGCCGAGACCGCCATGCTGGGCAGCATCGGCGCCAAGCCCTACCAGCCGATGGTCGGTGCCGCCAACTACCGCGAGCAGGTCCAGGCGCTGCTGTTCGGCGCCGGTCACCCGCTGCTGGCCGCTGGCCGCGTGGCGACCATCCAGACGCTGGGCGGCTCCGGCGGCCTGAAGGTGGGCGGCGACTTCCTCAAGCGCTGGTTCCCACAATCGCAGGTCTGGGTCAGTGACCCCACCTGGGACAACCACCGCGCGATGTTCGAGGGTGCCGGGTTCACCGTGAACACCTACCCCTATTACGACGCGGCCACCGGCGGCCTGCGCTTCGACGCCATGCTCGACGCGCTGCGCGGCCTGCCCAAGCGCAGCATCGTGCTGCTGCACGCCTGCTGCCACAACCCCACCGGCGTGGACCTGACCCGCGCGCAGTGGTCGACGCTGATCCCGGTGCTGGCCGAGCGCGAGCTGCTGCCCTACGTGGACATCGCCTACCAGGGCTTCGGTGACGGGGTGGAGGAAGACGCCTTCGCGATCCGCGCCATCGCCGACGCCGGCCTGCCCTGCTTCATCGCCAACAGCTTTTCGAAGAGCTTCTCGCTGTACGGCGAGCGCGTCGGCGGCCTGAGCGTGATCTGCCCCAGCGCCGCCGAGACCCAGCTGGTGCTCGGCCAGCTGCAGGTGGCCGTGCGCAAGAACTACTCCAGCCCGCCGACCCACGGCGGCCAGATCGTTGCGCGGGTGCTCGGCACGCCCGAGCTGCGCGCCAACTGGGACGCCGAGCTCGGCGGCATGCGCAGCCGCATCAAGACCATGCGCCAGCGCCTGCACGACGTGCTGGTGGCCAAGCTGCCCGGGCGTGACTTCAGCTACTTCCTCACCCAGCGCGGCATGTTCAGCTACACCGGCCTGAGCGCCGCCCAGGTGGATGTGCTGCGCGAGCAGCACGGCGTCTACCTGGTGCGCTCAGGGCGCATGTGCGTGGCGGGGCTGAACTCGTCGAACGTGGACGCCACGGCGCAGGCGATGGCAAAGGTGCTGGCGGGTTGAACTGAGCAGCGGCTGCGGGCGGCGCATCGAGCACTTCGCCAGTCGCCCCTGACAATCTGCTGCATCGGCCCGCATCGCTTCGGCAGTCTGCCCACTGCCTTTTGAGACGGACCCGCCAGAGACTCCTTCCATCGACAAACTCAACGATGGAAGGAGACAGTCCATGGTCCGCCCCACCAGCCGCCCCACCCGCCACCTCGGCACCGACGATGTCGTCGACTGGATCCGCCGCGTCGGACTCGGCCGCTGCATCGCGCAGGTGGCCGAACGCATCGAGTTCGACTTCCTGCGCTGGCCCGACTTCGACAAGAGCGCCCGGGTGGCCTGCCATTCCAGCGACGGCGTGATCGAGCTGATGCCGATCGCCGATGCCGAGCGTTTCGCCTTCAAGTACGTCAACGGCCACCCGGTCAACACCCGTGCGGGGCTGCCGACGGTGATGGCCTTCGGCGTGCTGGCCGACGTGGCCACCGGCGTGCCAAGGTTGATCAGCGAGCTGACGCTGGTCACCGCGATCCGCACCGCGGCCATGTCGGCCGTGGCCGCCCGGGCGCTGGCACGGCCGGGCAGCCGCACGATGGCGCTGATCGGCAATGGTGCGCAAAGCGAGTTCCAGGCGCTGGCGATGCGGGACACGCTGGATATCCGCGCCCTGCGCCTGTTCGACGTCGACCCCGCCGCCACCGCCAAGCTGGCGGCCAACCTGGCCGGCCAGGGGCTGGCGATCACCGTCTGCCGCAGCACCGCCGAGGCGCTGCGCGGCGCCGACATCGTCACCACCGTCACCGCCGACAAGCAGCGCGCCACCATCGTGACGCCGCAGATGCTGGAGCCCGGCATGCACCTGAACGCCGTGGGCGGG
The Sphaerotilus microaerophilus DNA segment above includes these coding regions:
- a CDS encoding response regulator yields the protein MTTVPRVAIVGFSAFERSTLESFFRLCSPGMQVVYDMAAVALCDLVVADADQPAAIYAVGRAGRVRDAVFVGGPSAPVSAGAHLARPVDALQIKRALDALAAQRVRRPAGVQGLSGATGGGAAAARPHRPSGRARQAAADALEVVQDFRGSSGFSNSVLVEGEMRLDEVLVVSASPAERRLLRDLLTRYGYRVGLAPNAEAAVESCEMKTFGFVFLGLGQDGLDSFLACRRIKRRPMLNGVAPVVVALAHRHGAIDRIRATFAGCDAYLAAPLDEDDLLRVLARHDPTFERVFEPTAPLPV
- a CDS encoding ornithine cyclodeaminase, producing MVRPTSRPTRHLGTDDVVDWIRRVGLGRCIAQVAERIEFDFLRWPDFDKSARVACHSSDGVIELMPIADAERFAFKYVNGHPVNTRAGLPTVMAFGVLADVATGVPRLISELTLVTAIRTAAMSAVAARALARPGSRTMALIGNGAQSEFQALAMRDTLDIRALRLFDVDPAATAKLAANLAGQGLAITVCRSTAEALRGADIVTTVTADKQRATIVTPQMLEPGMHLNAVGGDCPGKTELHPQVLQRSRVFVEYEPQTRIEGDLQQMPADFPVTELWRVLAGSATGRRSADEVTVFDSVGFALEDFSALTVLHEAAQRLGLGREIDLVATPTDPKNLFGLLHREPAAHMIATQALTSATA
- a CDS encoding aromatic amino acid transaminase gives rise to the protein MFEHVEPYAGDPILTLNENFQKDPRPGKINLSIGIYFDDAGRLPVMEAVRTAETAMLGSIGAKPYQPMVGAANYREQVQALLFGAGHPLLAAGRVATIQTLGGSGGLKVGGDFLKRWFPQSQVWVSDPTWDNHRAMFEGAGFTVNTYPYYDAATGGLRFDAMLDALRGLPKRSIVLLHACCHNPTGVDLTRAQWSTLIPVLAERELLPYVDIAYQGFGDGVEEDAFAIRAIADAGLPCFIANSFSKSFSLYGERVGGLSVICPSAAETQLVLGQLQVAVRKNYSSPPTHGGQIVARVLGTPELRANWDAELGGMRSRIKTMRQRLHDVLVAKLPGRDFSYFLTQRGMFSYTGLSAAQVDVLREQHGVYLVRSGRMCVAGLNSSNVDATAQAMAKVLAG
- the ileS gene encoding isoleucine--tRNA ligase, which codes for MNDKTSPKRDADASADSKYRGTLNMPDTPFPMRGDLPKREPGWVKDWNDGGLYMRLREARKGAPLFVLHDGPPYANGQIHMGHAVNKVLKDMIVKSRQLAGFDAQYIPGWDCHGLPIENAIEKKHGRNLSRDEMQAKSRAYATEQIELQRGDFKRLGVLGDWERPYRTMDPANEAGQIRAFKRVIERGFVYRGLKPVCWCFDCGSSLAEFEIEYADKKSDTLDVAFESNDAAGLAKAFGLDALPAGKTAFAIIWTTTAWTLPANQALNAHPELEYALVDTPKGVLLLGASLVEKCLERFGLEGHVLATAKGEALRGQVFRHPLYDLPDSGNEYSYRRLSPLYLADYVSDADGTGVVHSAPAYGVDDFNSCVAHGLKYDQILNPVLGNGVYAAELPLFGGQHIWKACPVIIETLRAHGRLMATQAITHSYPHCWRHKTPVIYRAAAQWFVRMDEGEGVFTKDKAPQTLRQMALAAIDHTGFYPENGQARLRDMIANRPDWCISRQRSWGVPLPFFLHKDSGELHPRTMEILDQAADIVQQGGIEAWSRVTVEEILGSADAPHYTKSSDILEVWFDSGSTFQHVLRGSHAHAYPNGAFHAQGPEADLYLEGHDQHRGWFHSSLLLGCALYGRAPYKGLLTHGFTVDSQGRKMSKSLGNGIDPQDVSKKLGAEIIRLWVAASDYSGDIAGDDKILARVIDAYRRIRNTLRFLLANTSDFNPDTDAVPATQLLEIDRYALARAAELQAEILKHFDAYEFHPVVSRLQVYCSEDLGAFYLDVLKDRLYTTAPKSLARRSAQTALWQITHAMLRWMAPFLSFTAEEAWATFAREKSSGSIFTETYWPFATPNEALLAKWARIRAIRDTANKEIEALRGTGAVGASLQATLTITAGADDAALLRSLGDDLKFVTITSAVTVVDGDELKVTVSPSTAVKCERCWHYRDDVGADTAHPTICGRCVSNLQGSGELRTVA
- the alr gene encoding alanine racemase → MPRPIVAQIHPEAIAHNLAEARRHAPDARLWAVIKANAYGHGIERVWPGLLGADGLALLDLAEAERVRALGWRGPVLLLEGAFEPRDLELCSRLNLWHVVHCDEQIAWLAAHKTHQPHRVFLKMNSGMNRLGFRGPALRSAWARLNALPQVDEISLVTHFSDADATRDGEDGIAYQLRAFVEATQDLPGERSLSNSAAILRHGERLDVRADWVRAGILTYGSAPDFPEHDAAHWRLRPAMTLKSRLIATQDLQTGDSVGYGSAYRAPRPMRIGIVACGYADGYPRHAPGGHDGPGTPVLVDGNRTRTVGRVSMDMLAVDLTPVPAAGIGSEVTLWGRGPHGTPGSLLPIDEVARAAGTIAYELMCALAARVPVQVEATEAVEGTGASGG
- the lplT gene encoding lysophospholipid transporter LplT, with amino-acid sequence MKKGFHTIMSAQFFSSLADNALFVAAVELLRASGAGEWQRAALVPMFALFYVILAPFVGAFADAIPKGRVMFISNSIKVVGCLMMLFGSHPLLSYAVVGLGAAAYSPAKYGILTELLPPSQLVKANGWIEGLTIASIIMGVLLGGQLVGIHIAPILLGFDLPLIDTSVDTPAEAAVTALIIPYIIAALFNLRIPRTDTELEPMPSQPMVLVRDFADCNARLWNDKLGQISLATTTLFWGVGGNLRYIVLAWAAAALNYGVTQATSLVGVVTIGTAVGAVVASAAMKLDKAPKTIPLGIGMGLLLVGMVFIDNVWVAAPFLILLGGFGGFLVVPMNALLQHRGHNLMGAGRSIAVQNFNEQACILALGAFYSGLTKVGMSAFGAITIFGLLVAATMWAIGHWHRRNCIRHREEVERLLAIARCDGH
- a CDS encoding DMT family transporter, producing the protein MSAAHLQAQPRLLAVVALLLNATTWGLSWWPFRHLHGQGLHPLWVTCLVYMVSALAITLWRPAAWRQLAGSPALWVIVLASGGTNAAFNWAVTVGEVTRVVLLFYLTPLWTVLLAWGLLGERPTRAVLGRLALALGGAVLVITAGSSGSGGSSSSSASPAGLGHMADALGVLGGLCFALNNVMLRREAAQPEEARALAMFAGGALVAGLVAVLCSARIGVFGLAGIGWPAGDVGQWWLPTLALALAFLVANLALQYGAARLPANVAAVVMPTEVPIATLTAMWLGGEAVQPAVWLGGALILGATLLAAFGERR